In bacterium, the genomic window ATGGTGGCCGGCCTCGTCGCGTTCCGCGACCGGGGAGAAGCCAGGCGGGCTGAGGAGGCGGCCCGCCAGACCGACACGACGAAGAGGTCGTAGGCGATGGCAGAGCACTTCGTTCAGCCTCCGCACTGGGAATGGTACATTCTCGGGTATTTCTTCCTCGGCGGGCTCAGTGGGGGCACGTATGCGCTGGCGACCATGCTGAGGATCTGGGGCGGTCCTCGCGACGAGACAACTGTCAGGATCGGGTTCCTTACGGCCTTTCCGCTGCTCGTGGCATGTCCCATCTTGCTCTCGATCGATCTTGGGCAGCCGCTCCGTTTCTGGCACATGCTGATCGAGACCACGCCCGGCCACGTGGGCCTGGTGTTTAAGTACTGGTCGCCGATGTCGGTCGGGAGCTGGGTGCTGCTGATCTACGGCGTCTTCGCGTTTGTCTCGTTCCTGGAGGTGCTGGTGCCCGGTGGCCTCTCGCTGCCCCGTATCCTCTCCGGCGGGATCGGCCGCATTTTTATCGTCGTGGGGTCTATCCTGGGTCTCTTCGTCGCATCGTATACCGGGGTGCTGCTGAGCGTCTCGAACCAGCCGATTTGGAGCGACACCTGGGCCCTCGGAGGTCTCTTCCTCGCGTCGAGCCTGGGCGGGTCGGCGGCGCTGCTCTCCTGGTTGGCGCGGCATCGCCCGGAGGCGGAGGGGACCGAGCGCCGCCTTTTCTTTGCGGACCGCTCCTTTGCGCTGTTGGAGCTAGTCTTGATCGCCCTATTCTTTGTGAACCTCGCGGGCGCCGGGACGCTGGCGAGAGCCCTTGCGGGACCCTGGGTAGGATTTTGGGGGTTGGTGGTCGCGAGCCTTCTCCTCCCGCTCGCCGGCCTGGGGAGGCCACGCACCGCGGTCGCGGCCGGTTCGGGCTCGGCGCCTGCCGGCCGCGCGGCGGGTGGATCGCGTACCATGGTCCTTGCCGGCGTGCTGATCGGTGTGCTGTTGATGCGGTTCGTGGTGATCTTCAGCGCACAGTTCTGATCTAGGCTCGCACTCGCGCCACCTCCCCGCACCGACGGCCGGATTGACACGGCCCAACAAGAGACTCGACAATAGACTCACCTGCCGGACCCACTCCTCGTCAGGCAGGACGGTGAGGCGCGTGTCGCGACTCGAAGACGCCGTAGAGCGGTTGCTGGCGGCGACGACCCCGCTGCCGTTGGAGTCCGTCCCCATCTGGGAGGCGGACGGGCGAGTCGCGGCCGCAGATGTGGACGCGCCGGGGCCGGTTCCCCACTTTCCCAGGCCCGCGATGGACGGCTATGTGTGCCACGACGCGGATCTCCGCGACGCGTCCCCCGGCCGGCCCGCGATCCTCCGGATCACCGGCGCGGTCCGCATGGGAGACCTGCCGGGCCGCGGTCCCGGGCCGGGGGAAGCGTGGTCGATCACCACGGGGGCGCCGCTGCCGGAACGCGGCGATCGGATCCTGCCCGTGGAGGCGGTCCGTCTCGCCGGTGATCAGGTGAGGGTTGAACAGCCACCCAGCGGGAAAACACACATCGTCACCGCCGGGGAGGCGATTCGCGAGGGCGCCCCGTTGATCAGGAGGGGCGAGGTCATCCGGCCGGCAGGTGCCGGGGCCCTGGCCGCGTGTGGTGTCGGGACGGTGCGCGTGCACCGCCGCCCCCGTATCGCTCTTGTCTCGACCGGAGACGAACTGGTCGATGTGACCGAGGCGGCGGCGCCGCTCCCGCGCGGGCGGGTGTTCAACAGCAACGCCGTGACCCTGGGCGGCTTGCTCCGCACCCTCGGGTGTGAGGTCCAGTATCGCGGCATCGTGCGTGATGCTCCGGAGGAGTTGCGCGCCGCATTTGCCGCGCTCCGCGACGAGTTCGACGTGGTGCTGTCGACAGGGGGAGTGTCGATCGGCCGGCACGACGCGGTTCACCGCACCTGGCTCGACCTCGGGGCGCAGCGGATCGTCGGTCGCGTCGATCTCAAGCCCGGCGGTCCATTCTTTGCGGGGCGGTTACGCGACTCCTGGGGCGTGGGCCTTTCGGGCACCCCGGTGGCCTGCCTCGCCGCGTTCCACCTGCTGGTGCGCCCATTCTTCGCGCGATTGGCAGGGCAGCGGCACGCGGTCAGACCCCTCCAGCAGGTCACGCTCGCAGATGCGATCGGCCGCCCCACGGACCGGATGCGCGCGCTATGGGCACGCACGCATCCTGCCGAGTCCGGACGCACGATGGCCACGGTTCTCGACGGCGACGATGTCGGCGACTTCGCCTCGCTGCTCCACGCCACCGCGTTGGTGCTCATCCCACCGGGATCCCCTCCGCTGCCTGCCGGATCCCGCGTCACGGCGCTGTTGTTGGACCGCGAGGAGGACCGCGATCGATTGGTCGTCACCCCGCCCCGCCCGGGCCCACTCGTGATCGGAGTGGTCGGGGAATCGGGGAGCGGGAAGACGACCGTGATCGTCGATGTGGTTCGGAGGCTGGCGGAAGACGGCATCCGCGTCGCGGCCGTAAAGCACGCCGCCCACGGGTTCGACCTTGACCGCGAGGGGAGCGACAGCGCCCGCGTGGCCGGTGCGGGCGCGGCATTGGTGGTGCTGGCGGGGCCCACGGAGACCGTGCTGCGCATCACCGCCCCGCTGCGCTCTCCTGATCATGCCGCGGGCCTTGCGACCCTCGTCGCCGAGCAGATCTGGGGAGAGCTCCCCGCGCTCGTGCTCGTCGAGGGCTTTCAACACCCGTCCGGACCCGTCATTACCGTCGGCCCGCAGAAGCCGGGCGCAGCGGCGGGGGAGGTGCTCGCTGCGGTTCTCGCGGTGAACGGCGTGAACGGGCAGCGGCTGGAGACGGAGCTCCAGCGGGTCTCAGAAGCCGTGCGCTCTCGAGTACGGGCAGGACAAGCGGAATGGCCTCGCTGATCCTGAGGGCGGCATCGATTGACGCTCTTCTGGGCCGATGCTACCATGGCCGCGACGACGTCACCTCTCGAGGTCGGCAGTGGCAACCCCAATCAATCGTCTAGCGGCAATGGAGGGCGATCCAGGTCCCGAGCCTCCTCGCACGAGCACGACGAGACGGCGCGTCGGCCAGGTACAGGGAGGCGCGGCGCGGATTCGCGACGACGTGCTGGCGGTCGAAGAGCCGCTCGAGATCCGCCTGTACCCCGGCGACGGCCGGCCACATGTGCAGATCTCCGTCACCATGCGCACTCCAGGGCACGATTTTGAGCTGGCCGCGGGCTTCCTCTTCACCGAAGGGATCGTGCGGGACGCGGGGCAGGTCGACCATATCAATTACTGCGCGGACCATACACTCGAGAGCGCGCAGCGCTACAATATCGTGAACGTCTTCCTGCGACCGGGCGTGCCGTTCGACGCGGAGCGCCTCCGGCGGAACTTCTACACGACCTCGAGTTGCGGGGTATGCGGAAAGGCCTCGATCGAGGCGATTCAAGTCCGGGGCATCTGCCCCATCCACGACGACGCGTTCGCAGTGGAGGGCGAGGTGTTCGCCCGGCTCGGCGGTGCCCTGCGCGGGTCGCAGGCGATCTTTGACAAGACCGGGGGGCTGCACGCGGCCGCGCTCTTTGACAGCGCCGGTCAACTGCTCGCCACCCGGGAGGATGTGGGACGGCATAACGCAGTGGACAAGCTCGTCGGCGATGCGTTTCTCCGGCACCAGCTCCCACTCAGCCGGCGCCTGCTGATGGTCAGCGGCAGGGCGAGCTTCGAGATCATGCAGAAGGCCGCCGCAGCCGGCATCCCCCTGGTGGCGGCCGTGTCCGCCCCCTCGAGCCTCGCCTGCGACCTCGCCCGTGCCTTCGGGATGACCCTCGTCGGGTTTCTGCGGGGCGATCGGTTCACGGTGTACACCGGGTCGCACAGGATCCGGCGGGACGGAACACCGCTCACCAACGTCGAGTAACCCTCTTCCTGTGACCGTCCGCCAGCGCGGCGACCGCACGCGATCCCGGCGGTATGTAGGGCCCTCGCCTATGGGGTTGGGCTACACGAAGCCCAACCACTATCTCGAGATGGCCAAGGTGCTCGGCGAGAACCGCGATCAGCTCGCCTACGCCTGGCGGATCCTCAACAACGGGTGCTGCGACGGATGCGCGCTCGGCACGGTCGGATTGCGCGATTGGACGATCAGCGGAATCCATCTTTGCACGATCAGACTCAAGTTGCTTCGGCTCAACACGATGCCCGCCGCGGATGTCCGGGTGCTGGAACACCCCGAACGGTTGCGGGGGCTTTCGGCCAAATCGCTGCGGCGGCTGGGACGACTTCCCTATCCGATGGTCTGGCGTCGGGGGGAGCCCGGCTACCGGCGCGTTGCCTGGGACGAGGCGCTCACCGTCTGCGGCGAGCAGGTCCGCCGGGTAATGGCCGAAGATCCCGACCGGATGTACTTCTATATGACGTCCCGGGGCATGACGAACGAGGCCTACTTTGTCTTCCAGAAGGTCGCCCGGTTCCTCGGGACCAACAACGTCGACAACGCCGCCCGCGTGTGCCATGCGGCCAGCACCACGGGGCTCAACGCGACGATTGGATACGGCGCGACGACGTGTTCCTACACCGATTGGATCGGGACGGATCTGTTGCTCCTTATCGGCACCAACCTCGCCAACAATCAGCCCGTGGCCGTCAAGTACATCGACGAGGCCAAGAAGCGGGGGACGCGCGTCGTGGTGGTCAACCCCTATCGCGAGGAAGGCCTCGATCGTTACTGGGTCCCGTCATCGTGGGATAGCGCGGCGTTCGGCACCCGCATCATGGATGCGTTCTTCCAGGTCGGCGTCGGCGGGGATGCGGCGTTCCTGACCGGCGCGCTCAAGCACCTCATCGAGACGAACAGGGTCAACGGGGACTTCATCGACCGGTACACGGTCGGGTTCGACGACCTGCAGCAGTACGCGCGGGCAGTGCCGTGGGGCGCACTCGAGCGCGCGGCGGGGA contains:
- the nrfD gene encoding NrfD/PsrC family molybdoenzyme membrane anchor subunit, encoding MAEHFVQPPHWEWYILGYFFLGGLSGGTYALATMLRIWGGPRDETTVRIGFLTAFPLLVACPILLSIDLGQPLRFWHMLIETTPGHVGLVFKYWSPMSVGSWVLLIYGVFAFVSFLEVLVPGGLSLPRILSGGIGRIFIVVGSILGLFVASYTGVLLSVSNQPIWSDTWALGGLFLASSLGGSAALLSWLARHRPEAEGTERRLFFADRSFALLELVLIALFFVNLAGAGTLARALAGPWVGFWGLVVASLLLPLAGLGRPRTAVAAGSGSAPAGRAAGGSRTMVLAGVLIGVLLMRFVVIFSAQF
- the mobB gene encoding molybdopterin-guanine dinucleotide biosynthesis protein B translates to MSRLEDAVERLLAATTPLPLESVPIWEADGRVAAADVDAPGPVPHFPRPAMDGYVCHDADLRDASPGRPAILRITGAVRMGDLPGRGPGPGEAWSITTGAPLPERGDRILPVEAVRLAGDQVRVEQPPSGKTHIVTAGEAIREGAPLIRRGEVIRPAGAGALAACGVGTVRVHRRPRIALVSTGDELVDVTEAAAPLPRGRVFNSNAVTLGGLLRTLGCEVQYRGIVRDAPEELRAAFAALRDEFDVVLSTGGVSIGRHDAVHRTWLDLGAQRIVGRVDLKPGGPFFAGRLRDSWGVGLSGTPVACLAAFHLLVRPFFARLAGQRHAVRPLQQVTLADAIGRPTDRMRALWARTHPAESGRTMATVLDGDDVGDFASLLHATALVLIPPGSPPLPAGSRVTALLLDREEDRDRLVVTPPRPGPLVIGVVGESGSGKTTVIVDVVRRLAEDGIRVAAVKHAAHGFDLDREGSDSARVAGAGAALVVLAGPTETVLRITAPLRSPDHAAGLATLVAEQIWGELPALVLVEGFQHPSGPVITVGPQKPGAAAGEVLAAVLAVNGVNGQRLETELQRVSEAVRSRVRAGQAEWPR
- the fdhD gene encoding formate dehydrogenase accessory sulfurtransferase FdhD; translation: MATPINRLAAMEGDPGPEPPRTSTTRRRVGQVQGGAARIRDDVLAVEEPLEIRLYPGDGRPHVQISVTMRTPGHDFELAAGFLFTEGIVRDAGQVDHINYCADHTLESAQRYNIVNVFLRPGVPFDAERLRRNFYTTSSCGVCGKASIEAIQVRGICPIHDDAFAVEGEVFARLGGALRGSQAIFDKTGGLHAAALFDSAGQLLATREDVGRHNAVDKLVGDAFLRHQLPLSRRLLMVSGRASFEIMQKAAAAGIPLVAAVSAPSSLACDLARAFGMTLVGFLRGDRFTVYTGSHRIRRDGTPLTNVE